Proteins from one Monodelphis domestica isolate mMonDom1 chromosome 6, mMonDom1.pri, whole genome shotgun sequence genomic window:
- the KCNJ11 gene encoding ATP-sensitive inward rectifier potassium channel 11, which produces MLSRKGIIPEEYVLTRLAEDPTEPRYHARERRARFVAKNGNCNVAHKNIREQGRFLQDVFTTLVDLKWHHTLLIFTMSFLCSWLLFAMAWWLIAFAHGDLDHSTRGETDATFIPCVTSIHSFASAFLFSIEVQVTIGFGGRMVTEECPLAVLVLIVQNIVGLMVNAIMLGCIFMKTAQAHRRAETLIFSKHAVIAMRHGRLCFMLRVGDLRKSMIISATIRMQVVRKTTSPEGEIVPLHQVDIPMENGVGGNSIFLVAPLIIYHIIDANSPLYDLAPGDLHHHQDLEIIVILEGVVETTGITTQARTSYLADEILWGQRFVPIVAEEDGRYSVDYSKFGNTIKVPTPACTARQLEEDRTLLDSLPLASPKGPLRKRSLASAKSKPQHKPRFSISLDALS; this is translated from the coding sequence ATGCTGTCCCGAAAGGGAATCATCCCTGAGGAATATGTACTGACTCGTCTAGCAGAGGATCCAACAGAGCCCAGGTACCATGCCCGGGAGAGGAGAGCCCGCTTTGTGGCCAAGAATGGCAACTGCAACGTAGCCCACAAGAACATTCGGGAACAGGGCCGCTTCCTTCAAGATGTCTTCACCACCCTGGTGGACCTCAAGTGGCACCACACATTGCTCATCTTCACCATGTCCTTCCTCTGTAGCTGGCTACTCTTTGCCATGGCCTGGTGGCTCATTGCTTTTGCTCATGGTGACCTAGATCACAGCACCAGAGGTGAGACTGACGCTACCTTCATACCCTGTGTCACCAGCATCCACTCCTTCGCTTCTGCCTTCCTCTTCTCCATTGAGGTACAAGTGACCATTGGCTTTGGGGGCCGCATGGTGACTGAGGAATGTCCATTGGCTGTCTTGGTGCTGATCGTGCAGAACATTGTTGGACTCATGGTCAATGCCATCATGCTGGGCTGCATCTTCATGAAGACAGCCCAGGCCCACCGCCGAGCCGAGACACTCATCTTCAGCAAACACGCAGTCATCGCCATGCGCCATGGTCGACTCTGCTTCATGCTCCGTGTGGGTGACCTCCGGAAGAGCATGATCATCAGTGCTACCATCCGCATGCAAGTGGTCCGGAAGACTACAAGCCCAGAAGGTGAGATTGTACCCTTGCACCAGGTGGACATCCCTATGGAGAACGGTGTGGGTGGCAACAGCATCTTCCTGGTGGCTCCACTTATCATCTACCACATCATTGATGCCAACAGTCCCCTGTATGACCTTGCCCCTGGTGACCTGCATCACCATCAGGACCTGGAGATCATTGTGATACTGGAAGGTGTGGTGGAGACCACGGGCATCACTACGCAGGCCCGGACCTCTTACCTTGCCGATGAGATCCTCTGGGGCCAACGCTTTGTTCCCATTGTGGCAGAGGAGGATGGCCGATATTCAGTGGACTACTCTAAGTTTGGCAATACCATCAAGGTGCCCACACCTGCCTGTACTGCCCGTCAGCTGGAGGAGGACAGAACTCTTCTAGATTCCCTGCCTCTTGCCTCTCCCAAAGGACCCCTCCGAAAGAGGAGCTTGGCTTCAGCCAAGTCAAAGCCCCAGCACAAACCCAGGTTTAGCATTTCCCTCGATGCTTTGTCCTGA